The following are from one region of the Nitrospirota bacterium genome:
- the trxC gene encoding thioredoxin TrxC: MSNAIHVVCPACAGINRLPAEKLSAGPKCGKCKGVLFQGKPMELTNATFQTHISRSDIPVVVDFWAAWCGPCKMMAPAFAQAAAQLEPKVRFAKLNTDQEQMIAGQYRIQSIPTLVMFRSGKEIARQSGALDLNQLIAWVRAHI, translated from the coding sequence ATGAGCAATGCGATACATGTTGTCTGTCCTGCATGTGCAGGTATAAACAGGCTTCCTGCGGAAAAACTCTCTGCCGGGCCGAAGTGCGGAAAATGCAAGGGCGTGCTCTTCCAGGGCAAGCCAATGGAGTTGACCAACGCGACCTTCCAGACGCATATCTCACGAAGCGACATTCCAGTTGTTGTAGATTTCTGGGCAGCGTGGTGCGGCCCATGCAAAATGATGGCCCCGGCATTTGCGCAGGCTGCAGCACAATTAGAACCAAAGGTGCGCTTTGCAAAGCTCAATACCGATCAGGAGCAGATGATTGCAGGGCAATACCGCATACAGAGCATCCCCACGCTCGTCATGTTCAGATCCGGCAAAGAAATTGCCAGACAATCAGGAGCGCTCGACCTGAACCAACTGATAGCGTGGGTGCGGGCACACATCTGA